In a single window of the Streptomyces sp. CGMCC 4.7035 genome:
- a CDS encoding ABC transporter substrate-binding protein: protein MRPTRIFQAAATVAVLLAATACGSSGSGGSSSSTGLNPPDLKAQSKLGKNEGQVNLIAWAGYVEDGSNDPKVDWVSDFQKQTGCQVHSKVAASSDEMVKLMKTGEYDAVSASGDASLRLIASGDAAPVNTDLVPNYKDVFSDLKLQAWNSVKGKAYGIPHGRGANLLMYNTEKVKPAPTSWSAVFDDAAKYKGHVTAYDSPIYIADAALYLKATKPELKIKDPYALDQKQFDAAVALLKQQNGYVGEYWSDYLKEISAFKSGDSVVGTTWQVIANLTQGEGAKVKAFVPKEGSTGWSDTWMLSAKAKHPNCAYQWMNWIISPKVNAQVAEYFGEAPANAKGCEETSDKNFCTTFHAADTAYWKNIAFWNTPIEQCLDGRTDVKCVPYAKWVQAWTEIKG from the coding sequence GTGCGTCCCACTCGTATCTTCCAAGCCGCCGCCACCGTCGCGGTGCTGCTGGCCGCCACCGCCTGTGGCTCCTCCGGCTCGGGCGGCTCGTCCTCGTCCACCGGTCTCAACCCGCCCGACCTGAAGGCGCAATCGAAGCTCGGCAAGAACGAGGGGCAGGTCAACCTCATCGCCTGGGCCGGCTATGTCGAGGACGGCTCCAACGACCCCAAGGTCGACTGGGTCAGCGACTTCCAGAAGCAGACCGGCTGCCAGGTCCACTCCAAGGTCGCGGCCAGCTCCGACGAGATGGTCAAGCTGATGAAGACCGGCGAGTACGACGCCGTCTCCGCCTCCGGCGACGCCTCCCTGCGCCTGATCGCCTCCGGTGACGCGGCACCGGTCAACACCGACCTCGTGCCGAACTACAAGGACGTCTTCAGCGACCTGAAGCTCCAGGCGTGGAACTCCGTCAAGGGCAAGGCGTACGGCATCCCGCACGGCCGCGGCGCCAACCTGCTGATGTACAACACGGAGAAGGTCAAGCCCGCGCCGACCTCCTGGTCCGCCGTCTTCGACGACGCGGCGAAGTACAAGGGCCACGTGACGGCGTACGACTCCCCGATCTACATCGCCGACGCGGCGCTCTACCTGAAGGCCACCAAGCCCGAGCTGAAGATCAAGGACCCGTACGCGCTCGACCAGAAGCAGTTCGACGCGGCCGTCGCCCTGCTGAAGCAGCAGAACGGATACGTCGGCGAGTACTGGAGCGACTACCTCAAGGAGATCTCCGCCTTCAAGAGCGGTGACTCCGTGGTCGGCACCACCTGGCAGGTCATCGCCAACCTCACGCAGGGTGAGGGCGCCAAGGTCAAGGCGTTCGTGCCCAAGGAGGGCTCGACCGGCTGGTCCGACACCTGGATGCTCTCCGCCAAGGCCAAGCACCCTAACTGCGCCTACCAGTGGATGAACTGGATCATCTCGCCGAAGGTCAACGCGCAGGTCGCCGAGTACTTCGGAGAGGCCCCGGCCAACGCCAAGGGCTGCGAGGAGACCAGCGACAAGAACTTCTGCACCACCTTCCACGCCGCCGACACGGCCTACTGGAAGAACATCGCCTTCTGGAACACGCCCATCGAGCAGTGCCTCGACGGCCGCACCGACGTCAAGTGCGTGCCGTACGCCAAGTGGGTGCAGGCCTGGACCGAGATCAAGGGCTGA
- a CDS encoding ABC transporter permease, with translation MTATQPAAGRAPVRRLAGLLHRRPRLRLSLLLTAPLLWLAVLYLGSLGVLFVSAFWTTDSFTSEVVKVWSTDNFHALLTTPVFRQVILRSIGVALAVTALCAVIAFPLAFYTARVAKPRWRPLLVVAILTPLWASYLVKVYAWRLILSQGGLADWMLEPFGLSGPGFGLPAAVLTLTYLWLPYMILPIHTALEQLPANLLDASADLGARPGRTFRSVVLPMVLPSVAAGSVFTFSLSLGDYITVQIVGGKTQLIGNLVYSNIELNLPMAAALGTVPVVVIVLYLLAMRRTGALSSL, from the coding sequence ATGACCGCCACCCAGCCTGCCGCCGGACGGGCCCCCGTCCGGCGGCTCGCCGGGCTGCTGCACCGCCGCCCGCGGCTGCGGCTGTCCCTGCTGCTGACCGCCCCCCTGCTGTGGCTGGCCGTGCTCTATCTCGGCTCGCTCGGCGTACTGTTCGTCTCGGCGTTCTGGACGACAGACTCCTTCACCTCCGAGGTCGTGAAGGTCTGGTCGACGGACAACTTCCACGCGCTGCTGACGACACCCGTGTTCCGCCAGGTGATCCTGCGCAGTATCGGCGTGGCCCTCGCGGTCACCGCCCTGTGCGCGGTCATCGCCTTCCCGCTGGCCTTCTACACCGCACGTGTGGCGAAGCCCAGGTGGCGCCCCCTGCTGGTGGTCGCGATCCTCACCCCGTTGTGGGCGAGCTACCTGGTCAAGGTGTACGCGTGGCGGCTGATCCTGTCCCAGGGCGGGCTCGCCGACTGGATGCTGGAGCCGTTCGGGCTGAGCGGACCCGGGTTCGGACTGCCCGCGGCCGTGCTGACGCTGACGTACCTCTGGCTGCCGTACATGATCCTGCCCATTCACACGGCGCTGGAGCAGCTGCCCGCGAACCTCCTCGACGCGTCCGCCGACCTGGGGGCGCGGCCCGGCCGCACCTTCCGCTCGGTCGTGCTGCCGATGGTGCTGCCGTCCGTGGCCGCCGGCTCGGTCTTCACCTTCTCGCTCAGCCTCGGCGACTACATCACCGTGCAGATCGTCGGCGGCAAGACCCAGCTGATCGGCAACCTCGTCTACTCCAACATCGAACTCAACCTGCCCATGGCCGCCGCCCTCGGCACGGTTCCGGTGGTGGTCATCGTGCTGTACCTGCTGGCCATGCGCCGCACGGGCGCGCTCAGCAGCCTGTAG
- a CDS encoding ABC transporter permease, protein MQLSRSARIALRIAAGLGFAVIYVPLALVLVNSFNPDRSASWPPPGWTFHWWSVAWQNSGARSALWVSVKAGLGATAIALVLGTLIAFAVARHRFFGRDAISFVVVLPIALPGIVTGIALNSAFGTVLEPLGVGLGLFTVIVGHATFCIVVVFNNVVARLRRTSGTYEEAAMDLGADTFRAFVDVTFPLVRSALLAGALLAFALSFDEIVVTTFTAGPGIETLPIWIFNNMTRPQQAPVVNVVAAVLVLLSVIPIYVAQRLSADTATESRI, encoded by the coding sequence ATGCAACTGTCCCGATCCGCGCGCATCGCGCTGCGTATCGCCGCCGGGCTCGGCTTCGCGGTGATCTACGTCCCGCTCGCGCTCGTCCTGGTCAACTCCTTCAACCCGGACCGCAGCGCGAGCTGGCCGCCCCCCGGGTGGACCTTCCACTGGTGGTCGGTGGCCTGGCAGAACTCCGGTGCCCGCAGCGCGCTGTGGGTGTCGGTGAAGGCGGGCCTCGGCGCCACGGCCATCGCGCTGGTGCTCGGTACGCTGATCGCGTTCGCGGTGGCCCGGCACCGCTTCTTCGGCCGCGACGCCATCTCGTTCGTGGTCGTCCTGCCGATCGCGCTGCCCGGCATCGTCACGGGCATCGCGCTCAACTCGGCGTTCGGCACGGTCCTGGAACCGCTCGGTGTCGGCCTGGGTCTGTTCACCGTGATCGTCGGACACGCCACCTTCTGCATCGTCGTCGTCTTCAACAACGTGGTCGCGCGACTGCGCCGCACCTCCGGCACGTACGAGGAAGCGGCCATGGACCTGGGCGCCGACACCTTCCGCGCCTTCGTCGACGTCACGTTCCCGCTGGTGCGCTCGGCGCTGCTGGCGGGCGCGCTGCTCGCGTTCGCGCTGTCCTTCGACGAGATCGTGGTGACGACGTTCACGGCCGGCCCCGGCATCGAGACGCTCCCGATCTGGATCTTCAACAACATGACACGCCCTCAGCAGGCCCCGGTCGTGAACGTGGTGGCCGCGGTACTCGTCCTGTTGTCGGTGATCCCGATCTACGTCGCCCAGCGCCTGTCGGCGGACACGGCGACGGAGAGCAGGATCTAG
- a CDS encoding FAD-dependent oxidoreductase, translated as MERSTCCVVGGGPAGMVLGLLLARAGVEVTVLEKHGDFLRDFRGDTVHPSTLALLDELGLAERFGRLPQRHVTTVQLPLGPDRSPVTVGDLGALRGPYNYIAMVPQWDLLDLLADEARREPSFSLRMETEATGFLRERGRVTGVRYRTSDGRTGELRALLTVACDGRGSLARSLPELGLRRFTCPMDAWWFRLPRREDDPQGLVGAVGDGFIAAMLDRGDYWQCAALIPKGTDGRRRAAGLDQFMSAYADAAPWLADRVHVPRSWDEVKLLDVRLDRLRRWHRPGLLCIGDAAHAMSPVFGIGINLAVQDAVAAARYLVDPLRDGTVGMSDVRRVQRRRRPTTVATQGLQRIAHARVIGQLLAGRPPFGDGKRARRVTELLTTSRWLRRLPAYFFAYGAVRERPPTASVR; from the coding sequence ATGGAGCGGAGCACGTGTTGTGTGGTGGGCGGCGGTCCTGCCGGCATGGTCCTCGGGCTGCTGCTGGCCCGGGCCGGGGTGGAGGTCACGGTCCTGGAGAAGCACGGCGACTTCCTGCGCGACTTCCGCGGCGACACCGTGCACCCGTCGACACTGGCGCTGCTGGACGAGCTGGGCCTGGCCGAAAGGTTCGGCCGGCTGCCGCAGCGGCATGTGACCACGGTCCAGCTGCCACTCGGCCCGGACCGTTCCCCGGTCACCGTCGGGGACCTCGGCGCGTTGCGGGGCCCCTACAACTACATCGCGATGGTGCCGCAGTGGGACCTGCTCGACCTCCTCGCGGACGAGGCTCGGCGCGAGCCGTCCTTCTCGCTGCGGATGGAGACCGAGGCCACCGGTTTCCTGAGGGAGCGCGGACGCGTCACCGGCGTGCGGTATCGCACGTCCGACGGCCGCACCGGTGAGCTGCGGGCCCTCCTCACGGTGGCGTGCGACGGCCGGGGTTCGCTCGCCAGGTCGCTGCCCGAACTGGGACTGCGGAGGTTCACCTGCCCGATGGACGCCTGGTGGTTCCGGCTGCCACGGCGGGAGGACGACCCGCAAGGGCTCGTGGGAGCCGTGGGTGACGGATTCATCGCCGCCATGCTCGACCGGGGGGACTACTGGCAGTGCGCCGCGCTGATCCCCAAGGGCACCGACGGCCGGCGCCGCGCCGCCGGTCTCGACCAGTTCATGTCCGCATACGCGGACGCCGCCCCATGGCTCGCGGACCGGGTGCACGTCCCGCGGTCCTGGGACGAGGTGAAGCTGCTCGATGTGCGGCTCGACCGCCTCCGGCGCTGGCACCGCCCGGGGCTGCTGTGCATCGGTGACGCGGCACACGCGATGTCACCGGTCTTCGGCATCGGCATCAACCTCGCCGTGCAGGACGCCGTGGCCGCCGCCCGGTATCTCGTCGATCCGCTCCGCGACGGCACCGTCGGGATGAGCGACGTGCGCCGTGTCCAGCGCCGCCGCCGGCCCACCACGGTCGCGACGCAGGGGCTCCAGCGGATCGCGCACGCGCGGGTCATCGGGCAACTGCTGGCGGGACGACCGCCCTTCGGCGACGGCAAGCGGGCGCGGCGCGTGACGGAGCTGCTCACCACCTCTCGGTGGCTGCGCCGGCTGCCGGCGTATTTCTTCGCCTACGGCGCCGTACGGGAGCGTCCGCCGACGGCTTCGGTCCGATGA
- a CDS encoding cytochrome P450 family protein, which yields MSQQPILLPYGDPAFVADPFPFYRQLRDDGPVRRAVIAGGLEAWLVTRYDDGLAALSDPRLSSDVRDASDPRIVERLPATDRESMLRTMLRSDPPEHTRLRRLVSQAFTARKVAELRPRVQAITDRLLDAIVPDGHADLVTDFALPLPVTVISELLGVPVEDRHDFQRWTDAMILQGPEPPDPAVVDAAWRQMRSYLTKLLEVKRARPEGDLLSALITARDEERRLDEDELIAMAFLLLVAGYITTVNLIGSGLVALLAHPEQLRLLRHDPELLPGAIEEFLRYDGPVNPGIARFAREDVEIAGVMIPRGATILIATALADRDPARFPDPERLDITRRDNPHLAFGHGIHYCLGAPLARLEGQLAIATVLRRLPDLALAVPPSELRWKPGGLRGPEHLPVTFTAGGGR from the coding sequence ATGAGTCAGCAGCCGATCCTGCTGCCCTACGGCGACCCGGCCTTCGTGGCGGATCCCTTCCCCTTCTACCGGCAGCTGCGCGACGACGGCCCCGTACGGCGGGCCGTCATCGCGGGCGGACTGGAGGCCTGGCTGGTGACGCGCTACGACGACGGTCTCGCGGCCCTGTCCGACCCACGGCTGAGCAGTGACGTCCGCGACGCGTCGGATCCCCGGATCGTGGAGCGGCTGCCGGCCACGGACCGCGAGTCGATGCTGCGCACCATGCTCCGCTCCGACCCGCCCGAGCACACCCGGCTGCGCCGCCTGGTCTCACAGGCGTTCACCGCACGCAAGGTGGCCGAGTTGCGGCCCCGTGTCCAGGCGATCACCGACCGCCTGCTCGACGCGATCGTGCCCGACGGCCACGCGGACCTCGTCACGGACTTCGCGCTGCCGCTTCCGGTCACGGTGATCAGTGAGCTGCTGGGTGTGCCGGTGGAGGACCGGCACGACTTCCAGCGCTGGACCGATGCCATGATCCTCCAGGGGCCGGAGCCACCGGATCCGGCCGTGGTGGACGCGGCATGGCGGCAGATGCGCTCCTATCTGACCAAGCTTTTGGAGGTCAAGCGCGCGCGGCCGGAGGGCGACTTGCTCAGCGCGCTGATCACCGCCCGGGACGAGGAGCGGCGGCTGGACGAGGACGAGCTCATCGCCATGGCGTTCCTGCTGCTGGTGGCCGGCTACATCACCACGGTCAACCTGATCGGCAGCGGCCTGGTCGCGCTGCTCGCCCACCCCGAACAACTGCGGCTGTTGCGGCACGATCCCGAGCTGCTGCCGGGCGCGATCGAGGAGTTCCTCCGCTACGACGGGCCGGTCAACCCCGGTATCGCGCGGTTCGCGCGCGAGGACGTCGAGATCGCGGGCGTGATGATCCCCCGCGGAGCCACCATCCTGATCGCCACCGCCCTCGCCGACCGGGATCCGGCCCGGTTCCCCGACCCCGAGCGCCTGGACATCACCCGACGCGACAACCCCCATCTCGCGTTCGGGCACGGCATCCACTACTGCCTGGGTGCCCCGCTGGCCCGACTGGAGGGCCAGCTCGCCATCGCCACCGTTCTGCGCCGCCTTCCCGACCTCGCCCTGGCCGTACCACCGAGCGAGCTGCGCTGGAAGCCCGGCGGTCTGCGCGGGCCCGAGCATCTGCCCGTCACCTTCACGGCCGGCGGCGGCCGGTGA
- a CDS encoding LacI family DNA-binding transcriptional regulator, with protein MTRRLAEVAKKVGVSEATVSRVLNGKPGVSEATRQAVLSALDVLGYERPTQLRGERARLVGLVLPELQNPIFPAFAEVIGGALAQLGLTPVLCTQTRGGVSEADYVALLLQQQVSGVVFAGGLYAQADAPHEHYRQLADRNIPVVLVNAAIEHLGFPGVSCDDAVAVEQAWRHLASLGHERIGLVLGPGDHVPSARKLAAARAIAGRLPDDHVARAMFSIEGGHAAAAKLIDRGVTGFICASDPLALGVIRAARRRGLDVPSQISVVGYDDSALMNCTEPPLTTVRQPIESMGKAAVELLNAQIGGGSVPADELLFEPELVVRGSTAQAPRP; from the coding sequence ATGACGCGACGACTTGCTGAGGTGGCGAAGAAGGTCGGGGTCAGTGAGGCCACGGTCAGCCGGGTGCTCAACGGCAAGCCCGGAGTCTCCGAAGCGACCCGGCAGGCGGTGCTCAGCGCGCTCGACGTCCTCGGCTACGAGCGGCCCACGCAGTTGCGCGGCGAGCGCGCACGCCTCGTCGGGCTCGTGCTCCCGGAGCTGCAGAACCCCATCTTCCCGGCGTTCGCGGAGGTCATCGGCGGCGCGCTCGCCCAGCTCGGGCTGACCCCCGTGCTGTGCACGCAGACCAGAGGCGGCGTCTCCGAGGCCGACTACGTGGCACTGCTGCTGCAACAGCAGGTCTCCGGGGTCGTCTTCGCCGGTGGCCTGTACGCGCAGGCCGACGCCCCGCACGAGCACTACCGGCAGCTCGCGGACCGCAACATCCCAGTCGTCCTGGTCAACGCGGCTATCGAGCACCTCGGCTTCCCCGGCGTCTCCTGCGACGACGCCGTGGCGGTCGAGCAGGCCTGGCGGCACCTGGCCTCGCTGGGCCATGAGCGGATCGGGCTGGTGCTCGGGCCCGGCGACCACGTGCCGTCGGCGCGGAAGCTCGCGGCGGCGCGGGCGATCGCCGGTCGGCTGCCGGACGATCACGTCGCCCGAGCCATGTTCTCGATCGAGGGCGGTCATGCGGCGGCTGCCAAGCTCATCGACCGAGGGGTCACCGGGTTCATCTGCGCCAGCGACCCGCTCGCGTTGGGAGTAATACGGGCCGCTCGACGTCGTGGGCTTGACGTACCGTCACAGATCTCCGTCGTGGGCTACGACGACTCCGCGCTGATGAACTGCACCGAACCGCCCCTCACCACCGTCCGGCAGCCCATCGAGTCGATGGGGAAAGCCGCCGTCGAGCTGCTCAACGCGCAGATCGGCGGTGGTTCCGTACCGGCCGATGAGCTGCTGTTTGAGCCCGAACTGGTGGTCCGGGGCTCGACGGCGCAAGCGCCTCGTCCCTGA
- a CDS encoding ABC transporter substrate-binding protein — MRSTGFRRTFVALSVCSLALTACGSGGDSASGKTRITVNCMPPKSAKVDRGFFEQDVASFEKQNSDIDVVAHDAFPCQDPKTFDAKLAGGQMEDVFYTYFTDARHVVDINQAADITGYVKELKSYATIQKQLRDIYTVDGKIYGVPRTGYSMGLIYNRALFKKAGLDPDKPPTTWDEVRADAKKIAALGGGTVGYADYSAQNQGGWHFTAELYSQGGDVVSADGKKATVDTPAGHAVLQNLHDMRWSDDSMGSKQLLVINDVQQMMGSGKLGMYLSAPDNIPILVKEKGGNYKDLALAPMPGGQGTLIGGDGYMFNKKDTPAQIRAGLKWLDHMFLTPGQGFLGDYARAKKANAPVGLPEPRLFTGAADDKDQQVKKANANVPVENYQAFLDGNQHLQMKIEPPQAQQIYSVLDGAVSAVLTKKDADIDRLLKDASGKIDGILARG; from the coding sequence ATGAGAAGCACCGGTTTCCGTCGTACCTTCGTCGCGCTCAGTGTCTGCTCCCTCGCCCTCACCGCCTGCGGGTCGGGCGGCGACTCGGCGAGCGGCAAGACCCGTATCACCGTCAACTGCATGCCGCCGAAGAGCGCCAAGGTCGACCGCGGCTTCTTCGAACAGGACGTCGCCTCCTTCGAGAAGCAGAACTCGGACATCGACGTCGTCGCCCATGACGCGTTCCCCTGCCAGGACCCCAAGACCTTCGACGCCAAGCTCGCCGGCGGTCAGATGGAGGACGTGTTCTACACCTACTTCACCGACGCCCGGCACGTCGTCGACATCAACCAGGCCGCCGACATCACCGGTTACGTCAAGGAGCTGAAGAGCTACGCCACCATCCAGAAGCAGCTACGGGACATCTACACCGTCGACGGCAAGATCTACGGCGTTCCCCGCACCGGCTACTCGATGGGCCTGATCTACAACCGGGCGCTCTTCAAGAAGGCCGGACTGGACCCCGACAAGCCGCCGACGACATGGGACGAGGTCCGCGCCGACGCCAAGAAGATCGCCGCTCTCGGCGGCGGCACCGTCGGCTACGCCGACTACAGCGCCCAGAACCAAGGCGGTTGGCACTTCACCGCCGAGCTGTACTCGCAGGGCGGCGACGTGGTGAGCGCCGACGGCAAGAAGGCCACCGTCGACACCCCCGCGGGCCACGCCGTCCTGCAGAACCTGCACGACATGCGCTGGAGCGACGACTCGATGGGCAGCAAGCAGCTCCTCGTCATCAACGACGTTCAGCAGATGATGGGCTCCGGCAAGCTCGGCATGTACCTCTCCGCGCCCGACAACATCCCGATCCTGGTGAAGGAGAAGGGCGGCAACTACAAGGACCTCGCGCTCGCCCCCATGCCAGGCGGCCAGGGCACGCTCATCGGCGGCGACGGCTACATGTTCAACAAGAAGGACACACCCGCTCAGATCAGGGCCGGGCTGAAGTGGCTCGACCACATGTTCCTCACCCCCGGCCAGGGCTTCCTCGGCGACTACGCCCGCGCCAAGAAGGCGAACGCCCCGGTCGGCCTGCCCGAGCCGCGCCTGTTCACCGGCGCCGCCGACGACAAGGATCAGCAGGTCAAGAAGGCCAACGCCAACGTCCCCGTCGAGAACTACCAGGCGTTCCTCGACGGCAACCAGCACCTGCAGATGAAGATCGAGCCGCCGCAGGCGCAGCAGATCTACTCCGTTCTCGACGGCGCCGTCTCCGCCGTCCTCACCAAGAAGGACGCCGACATCGACCGGCTCCTCAAGGACGCGTCCGGCAAGATCGACGGCATCCTCGCCCGGGGCTGA
- a CDS encoding carbohydrate ABC transporter permease: protein MTKAAARPAETIAVRPVRAPSPAGGRGRRRLADQSRAYAFLLGGLLCFALFSWYPAIRAVVIAFQKYTPGSAPEWVGTANFTRVLHDPEFAAAWRNTLTFTLLALLIGFAVPFVLALVLNELRHAKAFFRVVVYLPVMIPPVVSALLWKWFYDPGSGLANEALRFLHLPTSNWSNGADTALVSLVIVATWANMGGTVLIYLAALQGIPGELYEAAELDGANILQRIRHVTIPQTRFVVLMLMLLQIIATMQVFTEPFVITGGGPENATVTVLYLIYKYAFLYNDFGGACALSVMLLVLLSAFSAVYLRLTRTAGEDS, encoded by the coding sequence ATGACCAAGGCCGCCGCCCGGCCTGCCGAGACGATCGCCGTGCGTCCCGTCCGGGCGCCGTCCCCGGCGGGGGGCCGGGGGCGGCGCCGTCTGGCCGACCAGTCGCGTGCCTACGCCTTCCTGCTCGGCGGCCTGCTCTGCTTCGCGCTCTTCTCCTGGTATCCGGCGATCCGCGCGGTCGTGATCGCCTTCCAGAAGTACACTCCGGGCTCCGCGCCCGAGTGGGTCGGCACCGCCAACTTCACCCGAGTCCTCCACGACCCCGAGTTCGCGGCGGCCTGGCGCAACACGCTCACGTTCACCCTGCTCGCGCTGCTCATCGGCTTCGCCGTGCCCTTCGTGCTGGCCCTCGTCCTGAACGAACTGAGGCACGCGAAGGCGTTCTTCAGGGTGGTGGTCTACCTGCCGGTGATGATCCCACCGGTGGTGAGCGCCCTGCTGTGGAAGTGGTTCTACGATCCCGGCTCCGGCCTCGCCAACGAGGCGCTGCGTTTCCTGCATCTGCCCACGTCGAACTGGTCCAACGGCGCCGACACGGCGCTCGTCTCCCTGGTCATCGTGGCGACCTGGGCCAACATGGGCGGCACGGTCCTGATCTACCTGGCCGCGCTCCAGGGCATCCCGGGCGAGCTGTACGAGGCCGCCGAACTGGACGGCGCCAACATCCTCCAGCGCATCCGGCACGTGACGATCCCGCAGACCCGGTTCGTGGTGCTCATGCTGATGCTGCTTCAGATCATCGCCACCATGCAGGTCTTCACCGAGCCGTTCGTGATCACCGGCGGCGGCCCGGAGAACGCGACGGTCACCGTCCTCTACCTGATCTACAAGTACGCCTTCCTCTACAACGACTTCGGCGGCGCCTGCGCCCTGAGCGTGATGCTCCTCGTGCTGCTCAGCGCCTTCTCCGCGGTCTATCTGCGCCTGACCCGTACGGCAGGGGAGGACTCATGA
- a CDS encoding carbohydrate ABC transporter permease has product MSSTRTLVSPLTLSRPRGKAVYWTVFTGVVLLFALAFLFPVYWMVTGAMKSPDEVAQTPPTLVPNHWHLSGYTDAWDLMQLPTHLWNTVVQAAGAWLLQLVFCTAAAYSLSRLRPAFGKVILGGILATLMVPAQALVVPKYLTVADLPLIHTNLLNDPLGIWLPAVANAFNLYLLKRFFDRIPRDVLEAAEIDGAGRLRTLWSIVLPMSRPVLGVVSIFALVAVWQDFLWPLMVFSDTDKQPISVALVQLSQNIPLTVLIAAMVIASIPMVAMFLVFQRHIVAGISAGSTKG; this is encoded by the coding sequence ATGAGCAGTACCCGCACTCTCGTCTCGCCGCTGACCCTGTCCCGCCCGCGGGGCAAGGCCGTCTACTGGACCGTGTTCACGGGCGTCGTCCTGCTCTTCGCACTCGCCTTCCTCTTCCCCGTGTACTGGATGGTGACCGGCGCGATGAAGTCACCGGACGAGGTGGCCCAGACCCCGCCCACACTCGTTCCGAACCACTGGCACCTCAGCGGCTACACCGACGCCTGGGACCTGATGCAACTGCCGACGCACTTGTGGAACACGGTCGTCCAGGCCGCCGGCGCCTGGTTGCTCCAGCTGGTGTTCTGCACGGCCGCCGCCTACTCCCTGTCCAGGCTCAGGCCCGCCTTCGGCAAGGTGATCCTCGGCGGCATCCTCGCCACGCTGATGGTCCCGGCCCAGGCCCTCGTCGTACCGAAGTACCTGACCGTCGCCGACCTCCCGCTCATCCACACCAACCTCCTCAACGACCCGCTCGGCATCTGGCTGCCCGCCGTCGCCAACGCCTTCAACCTCTACCTCCTCAAGCGGTTCTTCGACCGGATACCCCGGGACGTGCTGGAGGCCGCCGAGATCGACGGCGCCGGCCGGCTGCGCACCCTGTGGTCGATCGTGCTGCCGATGTCCCGGCCGGTCCTCGGCGTGGTGTCGATCTTCGCGCTGGTCGCGGTGTGGCAGGACTTCCTGTGGCCGCTGATGGTCTTCTCCGACACCGACAAACAGCCGATCAGTGTGGCGCTCGTCCAGCTGTCGCAGAACATCCCGCTGACCGTGCTCATCGCCGCGATGGTGATCGCCAGCATCCCCATGGTCGCGATGTTCCTGGTCTTCCAGCGGCACATCGTCGCCGGAATCAGCGCGGGCAGCACGAAGGGCTGA